The Mycoplasmopsis gallinacea genome includes a window with the following:
- a CDS encoding IS1634 family transposase, with amino-acid sequence MSYSLCKKKQNGKYYLVLAISKGFKKGYGNQIGLGYWEDIKEKYGLSSIDDLKEIAKKVDTSLDKAVAKEEFFKLLKPTSVKTSIQNIGVDLIYKVIKELNLFSALPKSKHKSLEEVLEFFIATRIILPRSYMSQYKNKSDFINDINVKKSSIYNYLDVIFENKNSVLVNLFQKINEFTNRNNKVIHFDNTTVYFESFTREGIRKNGFSKDGKHNEDQVVIAMAVDENGIPIHYKVFPGNTADGKTMLSFVLELQSIYKIKDITIVADRGINNNANLRFLEQKGIKYIFQKRLDTLSIGMKKFILEDKYYVFRDEMFWKEQIVESVWNKNRFNGKYRKWCVFFSPGKKTLDKLKRNNFIDKLNKKTVNGELPLSSLVPEYKKKYMDIDGKTVGKLNWEKIKKKESEDGFYIIETNILDLTPEKANEIYRKQWKVEENFRTLKSSLQVRPVFVHNEQHILAHLLLCFIALVVLKYCLYKLKKYYEINGEIQKVTLDLFVDSLRMMTITKKEVNGKVVQEIINDLDENHKENIKIYKDFIACMS; translated from the coding sequence ATGAGTTACAGTTTATGCAAGAAAAAACAAAATGGAAAATATTATTTAGTTTTAGCTATTTCTAAAGGTTTTAAAAAAGGTTATGGAAATCAGATTGGTCTAGGATACTGAGAAGATATCAAAGAAAAGTATGGATTATCTTCAATTGATGATCTGAAAGAAATAGCGAAAAAAGTAGATACATCTTTAGATAAAGCTGTTGCAAAAGAAGAATTTTTTAAATTATTAAAACCCACTTCTGTAAAAACAAGTATCCAAAATATTGGAGTTGATTTAATTTATAAAGTTATTAAAGAATTAAATTTATTTTCAGCATTACCAAAAAGTAAACATAAATCGTTAGAAGAGGTTTTGGAATTTTTCATAGCAACTAGAATTATCCTTCCAAGAAGCTATATGTCACAATATAAAAATAAAAGTGATTTTATAAATGATATTAATGTTAAAAAATCATCAATATATAACTATCTTGATGTTATTTTCGAAAATAAGAATTCTGTTTTAGTCAATTTATTTCAAAAAATAAATGAATTTACAAATCGTAATAATAAAGTTATTCACTTCGATAACACAACAGTTTATTTTGAAAGCTTTACAAGAGAAGGGATAAGAAAAAACGGTTTTTCAAAAGACGGAAAACACAATGAAGATCAAGTAGTCATAGCAATGGCTGTAGATGAAAACGGAATACCAATACACTATAAAGTTTTTCCAGGTAACACAGCTGATGGTAAAACAATGTTATCCTTCGTTTTAGAACTTCAATCAATCTATAAAATAAAGGATATTACAATAGTTGCAGATCGTGGAATAAATAACAACGCAAACTTACGTTTCCTAGAACAAAAAGGAATTAAATATATATTCCAAAAAAGATTAGATACATTAAGTATCGGGATGAAAAAATTCATTCTTGAAGACAAATATTATGTTTTTAGAGACGAAATGTTTTGAAAAGAACAAATTGTTGAATCTGTTTGAAACAAAAATAGATTTAATGGTAAATACAGAAAATGATGTGTGTTTTTCAGTCCTGGGAAAAAGACTTTAGATAAATTAAAAAGAAATAATTTTATTGATAAATTGAATAAGAAAACTGTAAATGGAGAACTCCCACTTAGTTCTTTAGTTCCAGAATATAAAAAGAAATACATGGACATTGATGGTAAAACAGTAGGTAAATTAAATTGAGAGAAAATTAAGAAAAAAGAATCTGAAGATGGTTTTTACATTATAGAAACCAATATTCTAGATTTAACACCAGAAAAAGCTAATGAAATTTACAGAAAACAATGAAAAGTAGAAGAAAATTTCAGAACATTAAAATCTTCTTTACAAGTTAGACCTGTTTTTGTTCATAATGAACAGCATATACTTGCGCATCTTTTATTATGTTTCATTGCTCTTGTTGTTTTAAAATACTGTCTTTACAAATTAAAGAAATATTATGAAATCAATGGAGAAATACAAAAAGTGACGTTAGATTTATTTGTGGATTCATTAAGAATGATGACTATAACAAAAAAAGAAGTAAATGGAAAAGTGGTACAAGAAATAATTAATGATTTGGA
- the tig gene encoding trigger factor: MIKFTLDKKSAEVVATSVVNKEDFTKALEKNIDAAAKKVVVKGYRAGKAPREELLARVDSSKAIAKTIEEFASKRFQDVLKSFSEKENEEFAKAAFGQPLLDNETDKDGNVILKFVFPALPDTSELSLEKVKVKYHLDKVTKEVVNSEIDKLEQSLGTTRDLKKGEKTQLGDIVTINFKGFINDEAFEGGEASEYDLELGSKAFIPGFEDQLLDKAKGYKGDVTVTFPADYYVKEYQSKPAVFKVEILKAKRKESAKLDEKTLKEILPHLNVKSVEELKEVIKENLSLQNWSQSQDALLKSIVEQLTKESSLVINKALYQKRVAELNKNFSDSLKQFGVKKHEYLRVTKTTEEDLNKQLEEQALNETKESVVFNWLLSLSPQASEEDVKEFQEQLGNKEKLGKADLTAITSRYKLVKFILSVVDKKGLEAFEKATKEAFK, from the coding sequence ATGATTAAGTTTACATTAGATAAAAAAAGTGCTGAAGTTGTTGCTACTTCAGTTGTTAATAAAGAAGACTTTACAAAAGCATTAGAAAAAAACATTGATGCTGCTGCTAAAAAAGTGGTTGTTAAAGGTTATAGAGCAGGTAAAGCGCCTCGTGAAGAACTTTTAGCTAGAGTAGATTCATCAAAAGCTATTGCTAAAACAATTGAAGAGTTTGCTTCAAAAAGATTCCAAGATGTTTTAAAATCATTTAGCGAAAAAGAAAACGAAGAATTTGCAAAAGCGGCTTTCGGGCAACCTCTTTTAGATAATGAAACAGACAAAGATGGAAACGTAATTCTTAAATTTGTTTTCCCAGCTCTTCCTGATACATCAGAATTATCATTAGAGAAAGTAAAAGTTAAATACCACTTGGATAAAGTAACAAAAGAAGTTGTTAATAGTGAAATTGACAAGCTTGAACAATCACTTGGAACAACAAGAGATCTTAAAAAAGGTGAAAAAACACAATTAGGTGACATCGTTACAATTAACTTCAAAGGATTCATTAACGATGAAGCTTTCGAAGGTGGAGAAGCTTCAGAATATGACCTTGAACTTGGTTCAAAAGCTTTCATTCCCGGTTTTGAAGATCAACTTCTTGATAAAGCAAAAGGATACAAAGGTGATGTTACAGTTACTTTCCCAGCTGATTACTACGTTAAAGAATACCAAAGCAAACCAGCTGTATTTAAAGTAGAAATCTTAAAAGCAAAAAGAAAAGAATCAGCAAAACTTGATGAAAAAACTTTAAAAGAAATATTGCCTCACTTAAACGTTAAATCTGTTGAAGAACTTAAAGAAGTAATTAAAGAGAACTTATCACTTCAAAATTGATCACAATCACAAGATGCTCTTCTTAAAAGCATTGTTGAACAATTAACAAAAGAATCAAGCTTAGTAATTAACAAAGCTCTTTACCAAAAAAGAGTTGCTGAATTAAACAAAAACTTCTCGGATTCATTAAAACAATTTGGTGTTAAAAAACACGAATACTTACGTGTAACAAAAACAACAGAAGAAGATTTAAATAAACAATTAGAAGAACAAGCGCTTAACGAAACAAAAGAAAGTGTTGTGTTTAACTGATTATTATCTCTTTCTCCACAAGCTAGCGAAGAAGACGTTAAAGAATTCCAAGAACAACTTGGTAATAAAGAAAAATTAGGTAAAGCTGATCTTACTGCAATTACTTCAAGATACAAATTAGTTAAATTTATTCTTTCAGTAGTTGATAAAAAAGGTTTAGAAGCATTTGAAAAAGCAACAAAAGAAGCTTTTAAATAA
- a CDS encoding NAD(P)H-dependent glycerol-3-phosphate dehydrogenase, whose protein sequence is MNNKFSIIGTGAWATAIANVLIDNNVQVKMYGINKQEISDINKGRNTKFFGETLLTNSHLLSATSSLDEVLQFSNNIVLAVPSVALDSVTKNIKAQLKDAKINVINVAKGFDNTTGKFLSDIIEANLGDSMINLATFIGPSYAIEVFEKKLTMINVATKNEIYANFLCEIFDNHYFKLEWISNEMGAQIFAALKNVLAIGVGIIAYNNPGKNTHSAMISLGVREILKVYHVMSNDNNDMVGYELSGIGDVFLTCSSTKSRNFSFGQKIAQIGVDQSLKQEKMTIEGYDTAKILKNILESHKVYVPLLKNIVDVLFNSKEPNQILDFLNW, encoded by the coding sequence ATGAATAATAAATTTTCAATTATTGGCACAGGTGCTTGAGCAACCGCTATTGCAAATGTTTTAATCGATAATAATGTACAAGTTAAAATGTACGGAATTAACAAGCAAGAAATTAGTGATATTAACAAAGGAAGAAACACTAAATTCTTTGGTGAAACACTCCTTACAAATTCACACTTGCTTTCTGCTACAAGTAGTTTAGATGAAGTGCTCCAATTTTCAAATAATATCGTGCTCGCAGTTCCATCAGTTGCTTTAGATTCAGTAACAAAAAACATTAAAGCACAGCTTAAGGATGCTAAAATTAATGTAATAAACGTAGCTAAAGGTTTTGATAATACAACCGGAAAATTCTTATCAGATATTATTGAAGCTAACCTTGGTGATTCAATGATTAATCTTGCAACTTTTATTGGTCCTTCATATGCAATTGAGGTTTTTGAGAAAAAACTCACAATGATTAATGTAGCTACTAAAAACGAAATTTATGCTAACTTTTTATGCGAAATTTTTGATAATCATTACTTTAAATTGGAATGAATTTCAAATGAAATGGGAGCTCAAATTTTCGCAGCTCTTAAAAACGTTTTAGCTATTGGAGTTGGGATAATTGCTTACAATAATCCTGGTAAAAACACTCACTCAGCAATGATTTCACTTGGAGTTAGAGAAATTCTCAAGGTTTATCACGTAATGAGTAATGATAATAATGATATGGTTGGGTATGAACTTTCAGGAATTGGAGATGTGTTTCTTACTTGTTCATCAACTAAGAGTAGAAATTTTAGTTTTGGACAAAAAATAGCACAAATTGGTGTGGATCAAAGCCTAAAACAAGAAAAAATGACCATTGAGGGTTATGACACAGCTAAAATTCTTAAAAATATTTTAGAAAGTCATAAAGTTTATGTTCCGTTATTAAAAAACATAGTTGATGTTCTTTTTAATAGCAAGGAGCCAAACCAAATCTTGGACTTTCTAAATTGATAA
- a CDS encoding phosphopantetheine-binding protein: MNTREIIIKKLQNLTKVKFNEDSLLEDLKIDSLDLAELIIEAEQAFDISIDDNKLNDVKTVKDVILLIENSN; this comes from the coding sequence ATGAACACAAGAGAAATTATTATTAAAAAATTACAAAATTTAACTAAAGTTAAATTTAATGAAGATTCTTTGTTAGAAGATCTTAAAATTGATTCATTGGATTTAGCTGAATTAATTATTGAAGCTGAACAAGCTTTTGACATCAGTATTGATGATAATAAATTAAATGATGTTAAAACTGTAAAAGATGTAATTTTACTAATTGAAAATTCTAATTAG
- a CDS encoding MHO_1590 family protein — MIKKIFIYLALMLSVCAISFGCYFVIKSNTTNNETKNKELKPSEEFLRIFPLVDAKYFQDYLLEDGDGSFYINTEIIDKLVEDISRRVSTYDGDLYFDYEIVSKQQILIHFLFGHQNGQKLTQSYNIHI, encoded by the coding sequence ATGATTAAAAAAATCTTCATTTATTTAGCATTAATGCTTTCAGTTTGTGCAATTTCCTTTGGTTGCTATTTCGTTATAAAATCAAATACTACTAACAACGAAACTAAAAATAAAGAGTTAAAACCAAGTGAAGAATTTTTGCGAATTTTTCCACTTGTTGATGCAAAATATTTCCAAGATTATTTGCTAGAAGATGGCGATGGAAGCTTTTATATTAATACAGAAATTATTGATAAATTAGTTGAAGATATTTCTCGAAGAGTGAGCACTTATGACGGCGATTTATACTTTGATTATGAGATAGTGAGCAAACAACAAATTCTGATTCACTTCTTATTTGGACACCAAAATGGTCAAAAACTTACTCAAAGTTATAACATTCACATTTAA
- a CDS encoding MG284/MPN403 family protein, producing the protein MNSILTKEEKTFYNQQCRLTREICKMHLLYLDNIKKQISCLKFKERFEKTNPEFTAKRQLLEEKLQQNDSLIQIVLSNMSPKNAWIIEKTYLSNNYNSEWYLDYFSKTTFYKRKREAIKEFVDLYFSN; encoded by the coding sequence ATGAATTCAATTCTAACAAAGGAAGAAAAAACATTTTACAATCAACAATGTAGGCTTACTAGAGAAATTTGCAAAATGCACCTACTTTATTTAGACAACATTAAAAAACAAATATCTTGTCTTAAGTTTAAGGAAAGATTTGAAAAAACTAATCCTGAATTTACCGCAAAGAGACAATTACTTGAAGAAAAACTTCAACAAAATGATAGTTTGATACAAATTGTATTATCGAATATGTCTCCAAAAAATGCATGAATAATCGAAAAAACCTATTTAAGTAATAATTACAATAGTGAATGATACTTAGATTATTTTTCTAAAACAACTTTTTACAAAAGAAAACGTGAGGCAATTAAAGAATTTGTTGATCTTTATTTTAGTAACTAA
- the proS gene encoding proline--tRNA ligase, with product MKKELEKITPLEVDFAKWYTDVVKNGNLMAYGPTKGTIVFKPNSYGIWEIIQQELNKIFREKGVQNVYLPLLIPERLFNLEKEHIEGFNPELATVTKVGDRDLNEKLFIRPTSEVLFADLFKNSIESYNDLPLIYNQWCSVMRWEKTTNPFLRTREFLWQEGHTCHSDPMEARKFTRTMISTYAKFLQKYLAIPTVVGKKTPHEKFAGACSTYTIEAMMKDGKALQAGTSHYLAQNFSKPYQITFKNKNNQLENVYQTSWGVTTRLLGAIIMTHGDNRGIIIPPRVAPVQVDILELFANKEPKVKDVSKQIYDQLSKKFRVRVDASDKTVGFKASNSEIQGVPLRIEVGPRDLANNQVTLVRRDTLEKITVDINDIKKTVTTLLNNIHDNLYSAAKERLDSRTVLVKNYDEFKEKIAQNYFVIAPFCCGSEAEERIKEETGASTRCIPKNMDKPGKDVECIFESCDTKTARYVVFAKAY from the coding sequence ATGAAAAAAGAATTAGAAAAAATTACTCCACTTGAAGTGGACTTTGCCAAATGATATACAGATGTAGTAAAAAATGGGAATTTAATGGCTTATGGGCCAACAAAGGGAACTATCGTTTTTAAACCTAATTCATATGGGATTTGGGAAATTATTCAACAAGAATTGAATAAAATTTTTAGGGAAAAAGGTGTTCAAAACGTTTATCTTCCACTTCTTATTCCAGAAAGATTATTTAACTTAGAAAAAGAACACATTGAAGGATTTAACCCCGAATTAGCCACAGTTACTAAAGTGGGAGATAGAGATCTTAATGAAAAACTTTTTATTAGACCTACTTCAGAGGTTTTATTTGCTGATTTATTTAAAAATTCAATTGAATCTTATAATGATTTACCACTTATTTATAACCAATGATGTAGCGTTATGAGATGAGAGAAAACAACTAATCCTTTCTTAAGAACTCGTGAATTCTTATGACAAGAAGGGCACACATGTCATTCAGACCCAATGGAAGCTCGTAAGTTCACAAGAACAATGATTTCAACATATGCTAAATTCTTACAAAAATATTTAGCTATTCCTACAGTTGTGGGTAAAAAAACTCCACATGAAAAATTTGCAGGTGCTTGTTCAACTTACACAATTGAAGCAATGATGAAAGATGGTAAAGCTTTACAAGCTGGTACAAGTCATTACTTGGCTCAAAACTTTTCAAAACCATACCAAATTACATTCAAAAATAAAAACAATCAACTTGAAAATGTGTATCAAACTTCATGAGGTGTAACTACAAGGCTACTTGGTGCAATCATTATGACTCACGGAGATAATAGAGGGATTATCATTCCGCCTAGAGTTGCTCCAGTACAAGTAGATATTTTAGAACTTTTTGCAAATAAAGAACCAAAAGTTAAAGACGTATCAAAACAAATTTATGATCAATTGAGCAAGAAATTCAGAGTAAGAGTTGATGCAAGCGATAAAACAGTTGGTTTTAAAGCTTCTAATAGCGAAATTCAAGGTGTTCCATTAAGAATTGAAGTTGGACCAAGAGATTTAGCTAATAATCAAGTCACATTAGTTAGAAGAGATACACTTGAAAAAATAACTGTTGATATTAATGATATTAAAAAAACAGTGACTACGCTTCTTAATAACATTCATGACAATTTATATAGCGCAGCCAAAGAAAGATTAGATTCTAGAACTGTACTTGTTAAAAATTACGATGAATTTAAAGAAAAAATTGCCCAAAACTACTTTGTTATTGCTCCATTTTGCTGTGGATCTGAAGCAGAAGAAAGAATTAAAGAAGAAACTGGTGCATCAACAAGATGTATTCCAAAAAATATGGATAAACCAGGTAAAGATGTGGAATGTATTTTCGAATCTTGCGACACAAAAACAGCTAGATATGTTGTTTTCGCAAAAGCGTATTAA
- a CDS encoding IS30 family transposase, protein MKKLIDLSKQNIICVKNNAENFRHFIIKESDDEIKRLHSNVSSKRLLRDKQISILLMWEIILKVLLLNSVSKAAKYFGYQSRTVKQKMEIMIEKNDYHKSLKNKVICKICGSKIFITKFLSFRKLSNHLLSYKTKRLMIVSESQKNKWSHFKKYWNDVTKELRKKASKNSKNIKCKMSVKFMINSFKQTNQNAFCPTFSTVYKALKQQRIKLSFDPLLYLSRGGYTKTTLKQGKRSLIHARDVKYRPKEANLRLEKGHFEADTVVGKREDKFVLFTLLDRKTRELYIALTKRDAKSINKALRMLIRKYNLEIKTLTVDNGSENTLLHKVVGKKKLFKCKPYASYQKGSIENAHRYIRRFIPKGKSFNSLTQEYVFWIKEQIDEYKRILAIEN, encoded by the coding sequence ATGAAAAAATTAATAGATTTATCTAAACAAAATATTATTTGTGTAAAAAATAATGCTGAAAACTTCCGTCACTTCATCATCAAAGAATCTGATGATGAGATAAAACGTCTTCACTCAAATGTTTCGTCTAAAAGGTTGCTTAGAGATAAACAAATATCTATACTCTTAATGTGGGAAATTATTTTGAAAGTTCTATTGTTGAATTCAGTATCAAAAGCGGCGAAATATTTTGGTTATCAATCTAGAACGGTTAAGCAAAAAATGGAAATAATGATTGAAAAAAATGACTATCATAAAAGCCTAAAAAATAAAGTTATTTGCAAAATTTGCGGATCTAAAATTTTTATAACTAAATTTCTCTCGTTCAGAAAACTATCAAATCATTTGCTTAGTTATAAAACCAAAAGGTTAATGATAGTGTCAGAATCACAAAAAAATAAGTGAAGTCACTTTAAGAAATATTGAAACGATGTAACTAAAGAATTAAGAAAAAAAGCAAGCAAAAACTCTAAAAACATTAAATGTAAAATGTCTGTTAAGTTTATGATTAACTCGTTTAAACAAACAAATCAAAATGCTTTTTGTCCTACATTTAGCACAGTTTACAAAGCTCTAAAGCAACAAAGAATAAAACTTTCTTTTGACCCGCTTTTATATTTATCAAGAGGTGGTTATACAAAAACTACATTAAAGCAAGGTAAAAGGTCATTGATACACGCTAGAGACGTAAAATATAGACCTAAAGAAGCAAATTTAAGATTAGAAAAAGGTCATTTTGAAGCTGATACAGTAGTTGGTAAAAGAGAAGATAAGTTTGTTCTTTTCACACTTTTAGATCGTAAAACTAGAGAGTTATACATTGCTTTAACAAAAAGAGATGCAAAATCAATTAACAAAGCATTAAGGATGTTAATAAGAAAATACAATCTCGAAATAAAAACCTTAACAGTAGATAACGGTAGTGAAAACACACTTCTTCATAAAGTGGTAGGTAAGAAAAAGTTATTTAAATGTAAACCTTATGCTTCGTATCAAAAAGGTTCAATTGAAAATGCTCATAGATACATTAGAAGATTTATTCCGAAGGGTAAAAGTTTCAATTCACTCACACAAGAATACGTGTTTTGAATCAAAGAACAAATCGATGAATACAAAAGAATATTAGCAATAGAAAATTAA
- the tpiA gene encoding triose-phosphate isomerase → MRKTVIVGNWKMNKNFSDTKAFLGQLENVFEQNKNKIIDNLDFGIAAPFPNLAAFKESKVEGLKLAAQDMSQFDKGAYTGDTSADMLLDLNVKYVVLGHSERRAYHFETDEVVNAKAAKAIEKGLTPIVCVGETLEQYEQGKTKEVVKEQVEKSLKGLDLSKLVIAYEPIWAIGTGKVATPEVAEDVCKYIRSITADHAIIQYGGSVSPKNVAELHSMPNIDGFLVGGASLEADSFVQLLTLGK, encoded by the coding sequence ATGCGTAAAACAGTTATTGTTGGTAACTGAAAAATGAACAAAAATTTTTCTGATACTAAAGCTTTTTTAGGGCAATTAGAAAATGTTTTTGAACAAAATAAAAACAAAATAATTGATAACCTTGACTTTGGTATTGCAGCACCTTTCCCAAATTTAGCTGCATTTAAAGAATCAAAAGTTGAAGGTTTAAAACTTGCAGCACAAGATATGTCACAATTTGACAAAGGCGCTTACACAGGTGATACATCTGCAGATATGCTTTTAGATTTAAATGTTAAATATGTAGTTTTAGGTCACTCAGAAAGAAGAGCATACCACTTTGAAACTGATGAAGTTGTTAATGCAAAAGCTGCTAAAGCTATTGAAAAAGGTTTAACACCTATTGTTTGTGTTGGTGAAACACTTGAACAATATGAACAAGGTAAAACAAAAGAAGTTGTTAAGGAACAAGTAGAAAAATCATTAAAAGGTTTAGATTTATCTAAATTAGTGATTGCTTACGAACCAATTTGAGCAATTGGAACCGGTAAAGTTGCTACTCCTGAAGTTGCTGAAGATGTATGCAAATACATTCGTTCAATTACAGCTGATCATGCAATTATTCAATATGGTGGATCTGTTTCACCTAAAAATGTTGCTGAACTTCACTCAATGCCAAATATCGATGGTTTTCTTGTAGGTGGAGCTTCATTAGAAGCTGATAGCTTTGTTCAACTTTTAACATTAGGAAAATAA
- the recU gene encoding Holliday junction resolvase RecU yields MKNKGMLLEKIINKTIDFYWKNKIAYIEKKQIPIKFVDITKNGEKKNVSKAYLSGKSTVDYIGCYKGIFVCFEAKTCNEDNFYLANIQKHQLEYLRIIKQSGGESFIVLFFSHNNTFWKVGLEFIEKAIKEGKKHISYNDVKSNCLYLELEFPGLLSFL; encoded by the coding sequence ATGAAAAATAAAGGAATGTTACTTGAGAAAATAATCAATAAAACAATTGATTTTTATTGAAAGAATAAAATTGCTTATATTGAGAAAAAACAAATACCTATAAAATTTGTGGATATAACTAAAAACGGAGAAAAGAAAAATGTTTCAAAAGCCTATCTATCAGGAAAAAGCACTGTTGATTATATAGGGTGTTATAAGGGTATTTTTGTGTGTTTTGAAGCAAAAACCTGCAATGAAGATAATTTCTATTTAGCGAACATCCAAAAGCACCAATTAGAATATCTAAGGATTATTAAACAAAGTGGTGGAGAATCTTTTATAGTTTTGTTTTTCTCGCACAATAATACTTTTTGAAAGGTTGGTCTAGAATTTATTGAGAAGGCAATCAAGGAAGGTAAAAAACATATTAGTTATAATGATGTAAAAAGCAATTGTTTATATTTAGAGTTAGAATTTCCAGGTTTATTGTCATTTTTGTAA
- a CDS encoding HU family DNA-binding protein, whose amino-acid sequence MTKKEFIAQVAERAQFTPKEVEKVFDSMVFVLKEQLIAEEKVQLSHLGIFSTVIKQERTITNRFTGAEQVVPQKRVIKYKPSKYLRETVDIRND is encoded by the coding sequence ATGACAAAAAAAGAATTTATTGCTCAAGTAGCAGAAAGAGCTCAATTCACACCAAAAGAAGTAGAGAAAGTTTTTGACTCAATGGTTTTTGTGCTTAAAGAACAATTAATCGCTGAAGAAAAAGTGCAATTATCACACCTTGGAATCTTCTCAACAGTAATTAAACAAGAACGTACAATTACAAATAGATTTACAGGTGCAGAACAAGTTGTTCCACAAAAACGTGTGATTAAATATAAACCTTCTAAATATTTACGTGAAACAGTTGATATTAGAAATGACTAA